The Candidatus Thorarchaeota archaeon genome includes a window with the following:
- a CDS encoding RNA 3'-terminal phosphate cyclase, whose product MIEIDGSHGEGGGQILRTAISLSAVTMEPVRVVNIRAGRPTPGLKNQHLAGIEVTGKLVNAEINGLRVGSTRIEFIPKERRGGRISYDIGTAGAISLVLQAVLIPAVLAPEPTYIEITGGTDVLWSPPIDYMKHVFDFMLQKMGPKIGITQHRRGHYPRGGGKVSCSVEPVDRIHGIDFVEFGQVERIRGISHCAKLPAHVAHRQADAAESYLRKKGLEDINIERKYWSKQEDPHLGAGSGVVIWAESDRGLRMGGDSLGKKGKPAEKVGREAARQLSNELATGRAVDSHLCDILVPYMAIAEGENRIGVTEVTSHLETNIWVVEKMLDIETKLEGEHGQPGKLTIKGTGVSPSN is encoded by the coding sequence ATGATTGAGATAGATGGCTCTCATGGAGAGGGTGGTGGCCAGATTCTTCGTACGGCTATATCACTCTCTGCAGTTACAATGGAACCGGTTCGAGTTGTAAATATTCGAGCAGGAAGACCTACACCAGGCCTCAAGAATCAGCATCTTGCGGGAATTGAAGTTACCGGGAAGCTAGTCAATGCAGAAATCAATGGTTTGAGAGTTGGCAGTACCAGAATCGAGTTTATTCCCAAAGAAAGACGTGGGGGACGAATCAGCTATGATATTGGTACCGCAGGGGCCATATCACTCGTTCTACAAGCTGTTCTCATTCCAGCAGTTCTCGCACCTGAACCAACCTACATAGAGATAACTGGGGGCACTGATGTACTTTGGAGTCCACCTATCGACTATATGAAACACGTCTTCGATTTTATGTTACAGAAAATGGGTCCGAAAATAGGGATAACTCAGCATCGCCGGGGACATTATCCCCGAGGGGGAGGGAAAGTATCTTGTAGCGTTGAACCAGTAGATAGGATTCATGGCATTGATTTTGTAGAATTTGGCCAAGTTGAGAGAATCCGGGGTATTTCTCATTGCGCTAAGTTACCTGCTCATGTTGCTCATCGTCAAGCAGACGCTGCAGAATCATATCTGAGGAAAAAAGGGCTTGAGGATATCAATATTGAAAGGAAGTACTGGTCAAAGCAAGAGGATCCCCATCTCGGTGCTGGGAGCGGCGTCGTCATCTGGGCTGAATCTGACCGGGGCTTGAGAATGGGTGGCGACAGTCTAGGCAAGAAAGGGAAGCCGGCTGAGAAAGTAGGGAGAGAGGCAGCAAGACAGCTTTCAAATGAATTAGCAACTGGGCGTGCTGTTGATTCTCATCTTTGTGACATACTCGTCCCCTATATGGCTATTGCAGAAGGTGAGAACCGTATCGGTGTCACAGAAGTAACGTCTCATCTCGAGACGAATATATGGGTGGTCGAAAAGATGCTGGATATTGAAACCAAATTGGAGGGAGAACACGGCCAACCGGGTAAGCTAACCATCAAAGGAACTGGCGTCTCCCCTAGTAACTGA